Proteins co-encoded in one Bombus pyrosoma isolate SC7728 linkage group LG4, ASM1482585v1, whole genome shotgun sequence genomic window:
- the LOC122566897 gene encoding medium-chain acyl-CoA ligase ACSF2, mitochondrial isoform X1, translating to MFRFCITRNSFFFAVTNYHAYYKNVANVKHSLLVNPRSSWKLCNMSSQRLFHENQDKPAHMLQHGSVPLIDEPIGKLIGTAAERWPDRECVVSLHQNIRLTFSDVIQRADRLAVGLMKLGMKRGDRLGLWGPNDVEWLITYMSASRAGFIIVAINPNYQMDELTHCIKKVGVKTVISPDSFKTQDYPRMLLQAQQMCPTLEHIIIYSKDHVTGTRRFIDVEELATRMETRWIAAEQGQISCHDGSNIQFTSGTTGRPKATLISHRSVMNNSKQAAVRTELTVDHKVCLNVPFFHVFGIIKGLMCMLHAGITLVLPARSFNPVKSLEAIVREKCNVVYGTPTMWINLLDVQQRFQPPPITLACGVTGGAPASPELFKKIRKCFNFDNMKTIYGLTETTAVIFQTLPNENNELTENTVGHLADHVEAMIVDENGNTVPFGTPGELWIRGYCTMMKYWNDKEATEKTLTKDGWLMTGDRFVLRSDGYGQIVGRLKDMIIRGGENIFPKEVEDVLMTHPLVAEAQVIGAYDEVYGEEVCACVRLQEGASLRKEELREYCKGRMANFKIPRYIEFVMEYSKTASGKIQKYKLKQQMESKGVIPTNSDENITVSIGKSEK from the exons atgtTTCGTTTTTGTATTACAAGgaattcgtttttcttcgcAGTTACTAATTACCACgcatattacaaaaatgttgCCAATGTGAAACATTCATTGCTTG TAAATCCTCGAAGTTCTTGGAAATTATGCAACATGTCGAGTCAACGGTTATTTCACGAAAACCAAGATAAGCCAGCACATATGCTACAGCATGGCAGTGTACCATTGATCGACGAACCCATAGGAAAATTAATCGGGACGGCTGCAGAAAGGTGGCCTGATCGAGAGTGTGTGGTGTCTCTACATCAGAATATACGATTGACGTTTTCCGATGTCATTCAGCGTGCCGATCGTTTGGCTGTTGGTTTAATGAAATTGGGTATGAAGCGCGGCGATCGTCTCGGATTATGGGGTCCCAACGACGTCGAATGGTTAATTACCTACATGAGCGCCAGCAGAGCGGGTTTCATTATCGTTGCTATCAATCCTAACTATCAAATGGATGAGCTCACCCACTGTATAAAAAAGGTCGGCGTAAAGACTGTGATATCACCTGACAGTTTTAAAACACAGGATTATCCACGCATGCTACTTCAAGCCCAGCAAATGTGTCCCACTTTGGAACACATAATTATCTATTCGAAGGATCACGTGAC TGGAACTCGCCGCTTTATCGATGTAGAGGAGCTCGCAACCAGAATGGAGACGCGGTGGATCGCGGCAGAGCAGGGCCAAATATCTTGTCACGATGGTAGTAATATACAATTTACTTCAGGAACCACTGGCAGACCAAAAGCCACGTTGATTTCACATAGGTCTGTGATGAACAACTCGAAACAG GCTGCCGTAAGGACAGAGTTAACCGTCGATCACAAGGTTTGCCTAAACGTTCCATTCTTTCATGTGTTTGGCATTATTAAAGGGTTGATGTGCATGCTTCACGCGGGTATCACGCTCGTGTTACCAGCTCGTTCATTTAATCCTGTGAAATCATTGGAGGCGATAGTACGTGAGAAGTGCAATGTCGTTTACGGAACTCCAACAATGTGG ATCAATCTATTGGACGTTCAACAACGATTTCAACCGCCACCAATAACTTTAGCCTGTGGCGTCACCGGTGGTGCTCCTGCGTCGCCGGAGCTTTtcaaaaaaataagaaaatgctTCAATTTTGACAACATGAAG ACGATATACGGGCTGACGGAGACAACGGCGGTCATCTTTCAGACGCTGCCCaacgaaaataacgaattGACAGAGAATACAGTAGGCCATTTAGCCGACCACGTTGAAGCTATG ATCGTCGATGAGAATGGGAACACTGTGCCATTCGGTACTCCCGGAGAACTTTGGATTCGAGGTTACTGCACCATGATGAAATATTGGAACGACAAAGAGGCAACCGAGAAGACTCTTACTAAAGATGGATGGTTGATGACTGGTGATCGATTCGTCTTAAGATCGGATGGTTATGGACAGATAGTCGGGAGACTGAAAGACATGATAATTCGGGGAGGAGAGAACATTTTCCCAAAA GAGGTCGAGGATGTATTGATGACACACCCCCTGGTGGCTGAGGCACAAGTTATAGGCGCCTACGATGAAGTATACGGGGAGGAGGTATGCGCCTGCGTGCGTCTTCAAGAGGGCGCCAGTcttagaaaagaagaattgaGAGAATATTGTAAGGGTCGTATGGCGAATTTTAAGATACCACGTTACATAGAATTCGTAATGGAATATTCGAAAACAGCTAGTGGGaagatacagaaatataaactGAAACAACAAATGGAAAGCAAAGGTGTAATTCCCACTAATTCGGACGAGAATATTACCGTCTCTATTggtaaaagtgaaaaataa
- the LOC122566897 gene encoding medium-chain acyl-CoA ligase ACSF2, mitochondrial isoform X2 gives MSSQRLFHENQDKPAHMLQHGSVPLIDEPIGKLIGTAAERWPDRECVVSLHQNIRLTFSDVIQRADRLAVGLMKLGMKRGDRLGLWGPNDVEWLITYMSASRAGFIIVAINPNYQMDELTHCIKKVGVKTVISPDSFKTQDYPRMLLQAQQMCPTLEHIIIYSKDHVTGTRRFIDVEELATRMETRWIAAEQGQISCHDGSNIQFTSGTTGRPKATLISHRSVMNNSKQAAVRTELTVDHKVCLNVPFFHVFGIIKGLMCMLHAGITLVLPARSFNPVKSLEAIVREKCNVVYGTPTMWINLLDVQQRFQPPPITLACGVTGGAPASPELFKKIRKCFNFDNMKTIYGLTETTAVIFQTLPNENNELTENTVGHLADHVEAMIVDENGNTVPFGTPGELWIRGYCTMMKYWNDKEATEKTLTKDGWLMTGDRFVLRSDGYGQIVGRLKDMIIRGGENIFPKEVEDVLMTHPLVAEAQVIGAYDEVYGEEVCACVRLQEGASLRKEELREYCKGRMANFKIPRYIEFVMEYSKTASGKIQKYKLKQQMESKGVIPTNSDENITVSIGKSEK, from the exons ATGTCGAGTCAACGGTTATTTCACGAAAACCAAGATAAGCCAGCACATATGCTACAGCATGGCAGTGTACCATTGATCGACGAACCCATAGGAAAATTAATCGGGACGGCTGCAGAAAGGTGGCCTGATCGAGAGTGTGTGGTGTCTCTACATCAGAATATACGATTGACGTTTTCCGATGTCATTCAGCGTGCCGATCGTTTGGCTGTTGGTTTAATGAAATTGGGTATGAAGCGCGGCGATCGTCTCGGATTATGGGGTCCCAACGACGTCGAATGGTTAATTACCTACATGAGCGCCAGCAGAGCGGGTTTCATTATCGTTGCTATCAATCCTAACTATCAAATGGATGAGCTCACCCACTGTATAAAAAAGGTCGGCGTAAAGACTGTGATATCACCTGACAGTTTTAAAACACAGGATTATCCACGCATGCTACTTCAAGCCCAGCAAATGTGTCCCACTTTGGAACACATAATTATCTATTCGAAGGATCACGTGAC TGGAACTCGCCGCTTTATCGATGTAGAGGAGCTCGCAACCAGAATGGAGACGCGGTGGATCGCGGCAGAGCAGGGCCAAATATCTTGTCACGATGGTAGTAATATACAATTTACTTCAGGAACCACTGGCAGACCAAAAGCCACGTTGATTTCACATAGGTCTGTGATGAACAACTCGAAACAG GCTGCCGTAAGGACAGAGTTAACCGTCGATCACAAGGTTTGCCTAAACGTTCCATTCTTTCATGTGTTTGGCATTATTAAAGGGTTGATGTGCATGCTTCACGCGGGTATCACGCTCGTGTTACCAGCTCGTTCATTTAATCCTGTGAAATCATTGGAGGCGATAGTACGTGAGAAGTGCAATGTCGTTTACGGAACTCCAACAATGTGG ATCAATCTATTGGACGTTCAACAACGATTTCAACCGCCACCAATAACTTTAGCCTGTGGCGTCACCGGTGGTGCTCCTGCGTCGCCGGAGCTTTtcaaaaaaataagaaaatgctTCAATTTTGACAACATGAAG ACGATATACGGGCTGACGGAGACAACGGCGGTCATCTTTCAGACGCTGCCCaacgaaaataacgaattGACAGAGAATACAGTAGGCCATTTAGCCGACCACGTTGAAGCTATG ATCGTCGATGAGAATGGGAACACTGTGCCATTCGGTACTCCCGGAGAACTTTGGATTCGAGGTTACTGCACCATGATGAAATATTGGAACGACAAAGAGGCAACCGAGAAGACTCTTACTAAAGATGGATGGTTGATGACTGGTGATCGATTCGTCTTAAGATCGGATGGTTATGGACAGATAGTCGGGAGACTGAAAGACATGATAATTCGGGGAGGAGAGAACATTTTCCCAAAA GAGGTCGAGGATGTATTGATGACACACCCCCTGGTGGCTGAGGCACAAGTTATAGGCGCCTACGATGAAGTATACGGGGAGGAGGTATGCGCCTGCGTGCGTCTTCAAGAGGGCGCCAGTcttagaaaagaagaattgaGAGAATATTGTAAGGGTCGTATGGCGAATTTTAAGATACCACGTTACATAGAATTCGTAATGGAATATTCGAAAACAGCTAGTGGGaagatacagaaatataaactGAAACAACAAATGGAAAGCAAAGGTGTAATTCCCACTAATTCGGACGAGAATATTACCGTCTCTATTggtaaaagtgaaaaataa